A genomic stretch from Ovis canadensis isolate MfBH-ARS-UI-01 breed Bighorn chromosome 5, ARS-UI_OviCan_v2, whole genome shotgun sequence includes:
- the LOC138440397 gene encoding protocadherin alpha-C2 isoform X2, producing the protein MELAGIRPGATVHPRPQPPMSWLPLLQLLLLLPGPAASQLRYSVPEEQAPGAPVGNVARALGLELRRLGPGCLRIHHLGAPSPRYLELDLTNGALFVNERIDREALCEQRPRCLLSLEVLAHSPVAVSAVEVEVLDINDNSPRFPRPDYQLQVSESVAPGARFHIESAQDPDVGTNSVQTYELSPNEHFELDLKPLQENSKVLELLLRKGLDREQAVLHHLVLTAVDGGSPARSGTAQISVRVLDTNDNSPAFDQSTYRVHLREDSPPGTLVVKLNASDPDEGSNGELTYSLSSYTSDRERQLFSIDASTGEVRVSGALDYEEASSYQIYVQATDRGPVPMVGHCKVLVDIVDVNDNAPEVVLTDLYSPVPEDAAPNTVVALLSVNDQDSGPNRKVSLGLEAALPFRLNGFGNSYTLVVSGPLDRERVAAYNITVTATDGGVPQLTSQRTLQVEISDINDNPPSFPKDSYSIYIEENNLPGVLLCTVQATDPDEKENAKVTYSLLEREVQGLPVTSYVSINSASGSLYAVNSFDYEKFREFFVIVEARDNGSPPLSSTVTVNVYVVDVNDHAPHILYPTSTNSSVAIEMVPRTAPAGYLVTKVIAMDSDSGQNAWLFYHLSQISDLDLFKVELHTGEIRTTRKMGDETGTTFNLTVVVRDNGEPSMSASVAITVAVVDRVSRILPDTQRHVKSPRTYSEITLYLIIALSTVSFIFLLTIIVLSIIKCYRYTAYGTTCCGGFCGVRERSPAELYKQANNNIDARIPPGLKVQPHFIEVRGNGSLTKTYCYKACLTAGSGSDTFMFYNTGAQTGPGPGGTQAAAGDSRHLTGQSGQSAGNLIILKNEAVSQHEPRQPNPDWRYSASLRAGMHSSVHLEEAGILRAGPGGPEQQWPTVSSATPEPEAGEVSPPVGAGVNSNSWTFKYGPGNPKQPGPEPKKQTQVSFLLRRKGEASQPRQ; encoded by the exons ATGGAGCTGGCGGGCATCAGACCCGGGGCGACAGTGCATCCGCGACCCCAGCCGCCCATGTCCTGGCTGCCGCTGTTAcagcttctcctgctgctgccgGGCCCAGCGGCCTCCCAGCTGCGATACTCGGTGCCAGAGGAGCAGGCACCCGGCGCGCCTGTGGGCAACGTGGCTCGTGCGCTGGGGTTGGAGCTGCGGCGCTTGGGGCCGGGCTGCCTGCGCATCCACCACCTGGGTGCGCCCAGCCCGCGCTACCTGGAGCTGGACCTGACCAATGGAGCGCTCTTCGTGAACGAGCGCATTGACCGGGAGGCGCTGTGCGAGCAGCGGCCTCGCTGCCTGCTCAGCCTGGAAGTGCTGGCGCACAGCCCGGTGGCGGTGAGCGCCGTGGAGGTGGAGGTGCTGGACATCAACGACAACTCGCCCCGCTTCCCGCGGCCCGACTACCAGCTGCAGGTAAGCGAATCGGTGGCCCCTGGAGCGCGCTTTCACATAGAGAGCGCCCAGGACCCCGACGTGGGCACCAACTCGGTGCAGACCTACGAGCTCAGCCCCAATGAGCACTTCGAGCTGGACCTGAAACCCCTGCAAGAGAACAGTAAGgtgctggagctgctgctgcgCAAGGGCCTAGACCGCGAGCAGGCAGTCTTGCACCACCTGGTTCTCACAGCTGTGGATGGGGGCAGCCCAGCCCGCTCCGGCACGGCGCAGATCTCGGTGCGAGTCCTGGACACTAACGACAATTCTCCCGCCTTCGACCAGTCCACTTACCGCGTTCACCTTCGAGAGGACTCGCCCCCAGGCACGCTAGTGGTGAAGCTGAATGCCTCCGACCCGGATGAGGGCTCCAATGGCGAGCTCACGTACTCCTTGAGCAGCTACACGTCGGACCGGGAGAGACAGCTCTTCAGCATCGACGCCAGCACAGGGGAAGTGCGGGTCAGCGGAGCGCTGGATTACGAGGAGGCCTCCTCCTACCAGATCTATGTGCAGGCAACTGACCGGGGTCCGGTGCCCATGGTGGGTCACTGCAAGGTGCTGGTGGATATCGTGGACGTGAATGATAACGCACCAGAGGTCGTGCTCACGGACCTGTACAGCCCGGTGCCCGAGGACGCTGCCCCCAACACTGTTGTGGCCCTTCTCAGTGTCAATGACCAAGACTCGGGTCCCAACCGGAAAGTGAGCCTGGGCCTGGAGGCCGCACTGCCTTTCCGACTGAATGGTTTTGGAAACTCCTACACATTGGTGGTGAGTGGACCTCTGGACCGGGAGCGGGTGGCCGCCTACAACATCACAGTGACTGCCACTGACGGGGGAGTACCACAGCTCACGTCCCAGCGGACACTGCAGGTTGAGATCTCTGACATCAATGACAACCCCCCCAGCTTCCCAAAGGACTCCTACTCCATCTACATCGAGGAGAACAATTTGCCAGGGGTGTTGCTCTGCACTGTGCAAGCGACGGACCCAGATGAAAAGGAGAATGCGAAGGTGACCTACTCCCTCCtggagagggaggttcaagggcTGCCGGTCACCTCCTATGTCTCCATTAACAGTGCCAGTGGCAGCCTTTATGCTGTCAACTCCTTTGATTATGAGAAGTTTCGGGAGTTTTTTGTGATTGTGGAGGCCCGAGACAATGGGAGCCCACCACTGAGCAGCACTGTGACCGTCAATGTGTATGTAGTGGACGTGAATGACCATGCCCCTCACATCCTGTACCCTACCTCAACCAATTCATCAGTAGCCATTGAAATGGTGCCTCGAACTGCCCCTGCTGGCTACCTGGTCACTAAAGTCATAGCCATGGACTCAGATTCTGGGCAAAATGCTTGGCTCTTTTACCATCTGTCCCAGATTTCTGACCTGGACCTCTTTAAAGTAGAGCTCCACACAGGAGAAATTAGGACTACCAGGAAGATGGGAGACGAGACTGGAACCACTTTCAACCTGACCGTGGTGGTCCGAGATAACGGAGAGCCATCAATGTCAGCCTCTGTGGCCATTACAGTAGCCGTGGTGGATAGGGTTTCCAGAATCCTCCCTGACACTCAGAGACACGTGAAAAGTCCTCGGACATACTCTGAAATTACACTTTATCTCATAATAGCACTAAGCACAgtgtcttttatatttcttttgacaATCATTGTTTTGAGCATCATCAAGTGCTACCGCTACACTGCTTACGGCACCACGTGCTGTGGAGGCTTCTGTGGAGTGAGGGAGAGGAGCCCTGCAGAACTCTACAAGCAGGCCAACAACAACATTGACGCCAGGATACCTCCCGGCCTCAAAGTGCAGCCGCACTTCATTGAAGTGCGAGGGAACGGCTCCCTCACCAAGACCTACTGCTACAAGGCCTGCCTGACAGCAGGCTCAGGGAGCGATACCTTCATGTTTTACAACACAGGGGCACAGACAGGACCAGGACCTGGGGGAACCCAAGCAGCGGCAGGTGACAGCAGGCACCTCACAGGCCAAAGTGGGCAGAGTGCTGGGAACCTGATTATACTAAAAAATGAAGCTGTTTCTCAACATGAG CCACGACAGCCCAACCCTGACTGGCGGTACTCTGCCTCCCTGAGAGCGGGAATGCACAG